A genomic segment from Sparus aurata chromosome 10, fSpaAur1.1, whole genome shotgun sequence encodes:
- the LOC115589686 gene encoding chymotrypsin-like protease CTRL-1 — MCGLTVMIILSSKGCHSIPKCGRAVNNKRIVGGQDARPGSWPWQVSLNTDNFAVCAGSLISDEWVMTAAHCITGEKLWAIVGRNNQSGLNPNEESRGIVQSVIHPSHDFITEDNDIALLRLSAPVNFTDYIYPVCLASANSTFHNGTSSWVAGWGEKGDGDYSDILQDVNVPIVGNRECTCAHYGITENMICAGLRAGGKDACTGDSGAPLVTRMGQVWIQSGIVSFGRGCAEPMTPGVYTRVSQYQDWISSIAGRNTSGFVTFTSPGADSDVNFTCPTKPPRPSTTSPRPPPTIYTKTPVVPITDKEGGSVFDSGENVMHFSQFISLCLLGLSLHMLA; from the exons ATGTGTGGTTTAACTGTGATGATCATTCTCTCATCCAAAG GTTGTCACTCAATTCCAA AATGTGGTCGGGCTGTGAACAACAAAAGAATTGTTGGAGGTCAAGATGCACGTCCAGGAAGTTGGCCCTGGCAAGTCAGTTTAAACACTGACAATTTTGCAGTCTGTGCAGGGTCTCTGATTTCTGACGAGTGGGTGATGACGGCTGCTCACTGCATCACAGG tGAGAAATTATGGGCAATTGTGGGCCGCAACAACCAGTCTGGTCTGAACCCCAACGAAGAGTCAAGAGGAATCGTTCAGTCTGTAATCCATCCATCACACGACTTCATCACCGAAGACAACGACATCGCTCTCTTGAGGCTGTCGGCCCCAGTGAACTTTACCGACTACATCTATCCGGTCTGCTTGGCCTCAGCGAACAGCACCTTCCACAACGGGACGAGCAGCTGGGTTGCCGGGTGGGGTGAGAAGGGTGATG GTGACTATAGCGACATCCTTCAGGATGTGAATGTACCAATAGTGGGAAACCGTGAGTGTACATGTGCCCATTATGGAATCACAGAGAACATGATCTGTGCCGGGCTCAGAGCCGGAGGGAAGGATGCATGCACG ggagACTCAGGAGCTCCTCTGGTAACAAGAATGGGTCAGGTCTGGATCCAAAGTGGAATCGTGAGTTTTGGTAGAGGTTGCGCTGAGCCTATGACTCCCGGAGTTTACACCCGAGTGTCTCAGTACCAGGACTGGATCAGCAGCATCGCCGGCAGGAACACATCAGGCTTTGTTACCTTCACCTCGCCTGGAGCCGACAGCGACGTAAACTTTACCTGCCCAACAAAACCGCCCCGACCTTCCACAACATCACCCAGACCTCCCCCAACCATCTACACCAAAACCCCTGTCGTTCCAATCACTGACAAGGAAGGTGGCAGTGTGTTCGACAGTGGTGAAAATGTGATGCACTTCTCTCAGTTCATCTCACTGTGTTTGCTAGGGCTTTCACTCCACATGCTCGCTTAA